One Rhizoctonia solani chromosome 3, complete sequence genomic region harbors:
- a CDS encoding Transposable element Tcb2 transposase → MARYTSPKTKAQIIALKKLEYSDRAIVQLLQPQTKVSHATVGRIWANNVRFAALALARSRVPTAANIRRQYFPAVGSSTLRRYLQELGLRPYKRRRVPLLTYWHRKARCAWAHSQLFWPQSCWDDIVFSDKVRIKLFGADSGQYYWRQPSESPYNPRYTKKTISHGGGGIFIWGCITREGVGQLYLIRRKLNAPGYIEILGDAFFGTLADYKITPFDITFQHDQDPKHTARLTQHWLASWGVSVLPWPSKSPDLNIIKNVWWHLKECVRTHRPPALNKEELWKIVRDKWKQISPKYIGDLYDSLPR, encoded by the exons ATGGCTCGATACACTAGTCCCAAGACTaaggctcagataattgcgCTGAAAAAGCTCGAATACTCAGATCGGGctattgttcagcttttgcaacctCAGACCAAGGTCTCTCACGCAACTGTCGGTCgtatctgggccaa CAACGTCAGATTCGCCGCTTTGGCCCTAGCTCGGAGTAGAGTACCGacagcagcaaatattagacggcagtacttccctgcCGTTGGGTCCTCTACCCTCCGCCGCTACCTccaagagctgggtttacgGCCGTACAAACGCCGCCGAGTACCCCTGCTCACTtattggcatagaaaagCCCGTTGCGCGTGGGCCCACAGCCAattattctggccacaatcaTGCTGGGACGACATCGTCTTCTCAGACAAAGTCCGaatcaagttatttggggcCGACAGCGgccaatattactggaggcAGCCTAGTGAGTCCCCGTATAATCCCCgatacaccaaaaagacgatatctcatggtggcgggggtatcttcatttgggggtgcattacCCGAGAGGGAGTCGGGCAATTGTACCTTATACGACGCAAGCTGAACGCCCCgggatacattgaaatccttggggacgccttctttggaaccctTGCCGACTATAAAATCACCCCGTTTGACATTACATTCCAGCACGACCAAGAtccaaagcatacagccaggctgacacaaCATTGGCTTGCCAGTTGGGGCGTAAGCGTCCTCCCATGGCCGTCAAAAAGCCCGGATTTGAATATAATCAAGAACGtctggtggcatctgaaggagTGCGTGCGTACTCACCGACCTCCCGCTTTGAATAAggaagaattatggaaaatagtgagggacaaatggaaacaaatttccccaaaatatattggcgatttgtatgattcattacCGCGTTGa